TACAATCATCCCCCTTTCCACCTAAAATAATCTCATTCCCCAAAGCTAACACGAAAAAAGGTCTCCAATGACTCAGTCCTCCAACAACTGATCACATCCGCCATTGGATCGGGACATTCTCTCCGCGACAAGATCTTCGTAGACTGCTCGACCGTTCACCCCGAAACGGTGGGTCTAACTGTCTCTAAGCTGAAAGAACAGCAAGCATCTTTCCTGGCGGCACCTGTGTTCGGCGGTAATCCGATTGCAGTGGACGGAAAGCTCGTCTTTGCCATTGCCGGGCCGAAGAAGGCCTCGGAGGTGGTCAAGCCGTTGATCCAGGATGTCATGGGTCGCAAGGTGATCGATTGTGGCGAGGATGCGACTAAGTCGTCACTTTTGAAAATTGCTGGGTACGAGCTACCTTCTACGCCCACTTTTTATGTGCTAGAGGAGGAATGCTGATGAATGCCAGTAATATCGTCACCGTTAATATGATGGAAGCTGTCGGAGAAGCCCAGGTTTTCGCCGAGCGTACTGGATTAGGCACTGGTCCGATGGAAGAGCTCATCGGCGAAGCTTTTGGCGCGGTGGCTGGTGGATATTCTAAGAGGTGGCGTAGTTTGGGATCCCTGCTGATGTTTCTACATCGCTGACGACTTACAGATTGACGACTGGTGCGTATGCGCCGCCGCTGGAATCTCGGCCTGGATTTGGGGTGTCTCTTGCTATCAAGGATGCGAACCATGCATTTGCTATGGCCAAGGAACATAATGTTGAACTTCCCGGTCTGAAGGTCGCGCATGAGAACATGGTAGCTGCAAGGGAGTATGCTGGCGAGTGTCTGGATAGCAGCTCAATGTATGGTGTTCTGCGTCAGAAGGCGGGAATGGCTTTCTGGAATGAGAAGAGTCGGAAGGAGTGAAGTTCGAATTGACCATAAGTGAGATGGACTCATTAATAAATTGGACAATAGATTAGTTGTTGAGCGCCAATTTGACATGGGATATAGTTCACTGGTTTCCATTACTACAAGGTACAATGGACGCGAAGACAAGGCGGTATCAAATAAGACACAGTTCCATTTGGAATTTGGCTATCTATACCTCAAAATCGTAACTGCTGCTGCAACAGTCTCTGGTATATGATAACAACTCTAGATCTACGTTCGGAGTTTCCGACAAAACAGGAGGACCCTAAGCCCGATCTTTCTGAACATGAAGCGGCTGAGGCTACCATGCGCAGAAGTTCTATTGCTACGATGCTATAACCCGAACGTCAGTATGTTTACCATCTCTCCATACACTGCATAGCCAGCGTGACTCGGAAAAGTTATACCGCTTCTCAGGCAGTTGTGTGGCAAGTATCCGAGTGGCACGGCAACATGGtaagggaggaaagggttAGGGACGAGAAtcacaaagaaaagagaccCAACACCAAAACAAAGGACGAAAGACAAGGAGATGCCTAGAGAATGTATAGAGGATGCTCTCAAAAATGTATCACCCGCCTGAGCCTTGTCACCAAAATTGGTTAAACATATCTAACGGAATTCCACTCGATTATCTGTCTATACGGTGGCTGCCCAGTGAATATTGACCCGTAGTGAAGATACGGTTATGGCTGGTTCTTTATTCTGGCTGTCTCAGCTAAGGACGGATACGCTTCCGCAAATGCTGAGCCGAGACTCCAATTGTTGAGGTTGCGTAGAT
The sequence above is a segment of the Aspergillus flavus chromosome 4, complete sequence genome. Coding sequences within it:
- a CDS encoding 6-phosphogluconate dehydrogenase family protein (3-hydroxyisobutyrate dehydrogenase), whose amino-acid sequence is MTRIGWYGLGSMGLAMATNLQKHLATKNAMNLIYSNRTMARGDPLKTLGATPETSFAKLVGQCGIIFTMVSNDSVLQQLITSAIGSGHSLRDKIFVDCSTVHPETVGLTVSKLKEQQASFLAAPVFGGNPIAVDGKLVFAIAGPKKASEVVKPLIQDVMGRKVIDCGEDATKSSLLKIAGNIVTVNMMEAVGEAQVFAERTGLGTGPMEELIGEAFGAVAGGYSKRLTTGAYAPPLESRPGFGVSLAIKDANHAFAMAKEHNVELPGLKVAHENMVAAREYAGECLDSSSMYGVLRQKAGMAFWNEKSRKE